Part of the Spiroplasma endosymbiont of Poecilobothrus nobilitatus genome is shown below.
ATTTTCCGCATACACAAACAATTTTTTTAAATGAAAACTATCGGTCAACACAAAGCATTTTATCATTAGCTAATAATTTGATTATTCATAATAAAAATCGCATTGAAAAAGATTTATTTACTATCAAAGTTTTAGGGCAATTACCAATTTTATATCACGGTGCTAATAGTAGTGATGAAAGTGATTTTATAGCTCGTAAAATTAAAACTTTAATTAAAGAAGAAAATTATGCTTATAATGATATTTTAATTTTATATCGCTCCAATTACTTATCGCGTGATTTAGAGGTGGCTCTTGCTGATTATGGTCTTTCATATCGTATTTTTGGTGCTTTTAAATTTTATGAACGAAAAGAAATTAAAGATGCGCTTGCTTTTTTAAAAATAATTATGAATAATGATCCTTTAGCCATTGAACGGATTTTGTTGTTAACGCCAAAAATTGGTCCAAAATCATTTGAACAAATTATGCAAATATTAAAAGAACAACAAATAATGTTTACAACATTATTAGATCAACATTTTGATTTATTGCCATTAAATCTTCAACATAGTTTAAATAAAGTGCGAGAAGCAATTGTCCTAGCATTAGCACAATTACCAACTGCTAAGTCAATTGAAAGTTTATTAGTTCTTCTATTAGATAAAACAGGTTATTTGAAGCGTTTACGAGATAACTATGAAGAAGAACGAGAAGAAAATATTTTAGAATTAATTGCGTCAGTTGTTAAATTTGATCAGCAAAATAAGGAATTAGAAGGAACAGAATTATTAAGTGAATATTTACAATTAATTTCATTACAAACTGATAGTGATAGTGATAGTGATAATTTAACTGATAATACTATTTCTTTAATGACAATTCATAATGCAAAAGGATTAGAAAAAAAGGTTGTTTTTATTGTTGGTTTAAATGAAGGAATCTTTCCAACAACACAAGCTATTAAAATGGGAACCGAACAATTAGAAGAAGAGCGCCGAACCTTATACGTTGCCATTACAAGAGCAGAAGAATTGTTGTTTATTAGTTATGCTGATGGTTATTCATATATTACGGGTAATGAACGCTTTGAATCACGATTTATTAAAGAGTTAGATAGCGATTTTTATGAAAAAGTTAATAGCGAAAGATTGTTTAGTAAGCCAAAGTCAATTACTATTTCTTATAGTAATCAAAGTGAAAAACAATCACGAGCTGCCTTTAATCTTAAAAAAAACATTGAGTCATCTTTTAAAACTAATCCATGAAAAGTAAATGATGCAGTTAGTCATGAATTATTTGGAATTGGAGTTGTTGTTAAAATCATTGCGCAAAATATCCAAATTGTTTTTCCGAGTCCTTATAATGTTAAGATTATTTCAGAAGATAGTCAAGCAATTAAAAAAGTGGAATAATAAAAGAAAATAACAATGCCAAATATTTGAAATTTTTATTTAAAAACATAAAAAATTGTTAAGGGATAATATACTTATTTTTGTTTTTTTGATATAATGAGTGAGTATATTTTAAAGGAGGAAATTTAATGGCATCATTTAAAGCTGTTATCGCTGATCTTGTTGGGATGCATGCACGTCCAGCGGCATTAATTGTAGGAGAAGCAGGAAAATACCAGTCAGATATTACTATTTTCTCAGGAGGAAAAAATGGTAACTTAAAATCAATCATGACTATTATTGCATTGGGAATTCATCAAGGTGCAGAAGTAGAAATTGTTGCAACTGGTTCTGATGAATACGCTGCAATTGCAGGGATTGAAAAAGTAATGAAGGATAACAAGGTTATTTAGGATAATTTTATTAAATATACAAAAATTAAAAAATAATAGATTTATCTATTATTTTTTTGTATATTTTTGTTACTTGTTTCTTTCTTAGTATTTTAAGGGAAAATTATTATATAATAATGAGGAGGTTTATGAAATGGTAATTCTTGCAATTGAGACAAGCTGTGACGAAACTAGTATTGCTATTTTTAAGAATGGAAAAATTTTAGCAAATATTATTTCATCACAAATTAAAGAACATACAAAGTACGGCGGAGTTGTGCCAGAACTTGCTTCGCGGTTACATTTAAAAAACTTTTCTTATGTTCTACTTGAAGCTTTGCAAAAAGCTAATATTCATATAACAGAATTACAATACATTGCATACACAGCAAAACCAGGTTTAATTGGAGCACTACATATTGGGAAAACAATAGCAGAAACATTGT
Proteins encoded:
- a CDS encoding HPr family phosphocarrier protein, with protein sequence MASFKAVIADLVGMHARPAALIVGEAGKYQSDITIFSGGKNGNLKSIMTIIALGIHQGAEVEIVATGSDEYAAIAGIEKVMKDNKVI
- a CDS encoding ATP-dependent helicase; this encodes MVNEFIESLNPNQREAVLIITGPVRIIAGAGSGKTRVITNKIAYLIKYANLQPWRICAVTFTNKATNEIKTIIVDMIGNSGQRCMIATYHALCVRILREDIIHLNYDRHFNIIDMADQDGIIRNIYKTLLVKYDAQEAKMVKNFISKWKNDFISPNSAKASANGDEVRWAEVYDTYEKRLREIKSVDFNDLILLTYKLFKNNGEVLKKWQNRFDYFLVDEFQDTNELQFDIIKWLVGDNHNITIVGDPDQTIYSWRGAKINLILNFDKYFPHTQTIFLNENYRSTQSILSLANNLIIHNKNRIEKDLFTIKVLGQLPILYHGANSSDESDFIARKIKTLIKEENYAYNDILILYRSNYLSRDLEVALADYGLSYRIFGAFKFYERKEIKDALAFLKIIMNNDPLAIERILLLTPKIGPKSFEQIMQILKEQQIMFTTLLDQHFDLLPLNLQHSLNKVREAIVLALAQLPTAKSIESLLVLLLDKTGYLKRLRDNYEEEREENILELIASVVKFDQQNKELEGTELLSEYLQLISLQTDSDSDSDNLTDNTISLMTIHNAKGLEKKVVFIVGLNEGIFPTTQAIKMGTEQLEEERRTLYVAITRAEELLFISYADGYSYITGNERFESRFIKELDSDFYEKVNSERLFSKPKSITISYSNQSEKQSRAAFNLKKNIESSFKTNPWKVNDAVSHELFGIGVVVKIIAQNIQIVFPSPYNVKIISEDSQAIKKVE